A genomic stretch from Aedes albopictus strain Foshan chromosome 2, AalbF5, whole genome shotgun sequence includes:
- the LOC109411190 gene encoding uncharacterized protein LOC109411190: MTPPKKTTKQTKLKLLHRRRTNVLGSANLIKAFNDEYDPTKEGQVKVRIERLDNLWREFEEVQDEIEVLEEADEEFSEERQNFQTLYFELKAALQAKLPQLPSSSNQVRQATVLNPISSNVRLPEIKLREFSGNLDEWVSFRDLYVSLIHTNQQLTAVQKLHYLRATLSGEAARIISSLEISANNYAVAWNLLKERFENPSLLIKRHMSALLSIPPLKKESAVGLAELADEFDRHVQLLDKLENVESHWNSFLIERLSQCLDAVTLREWETRVATEVAPTYHSLLEFIHRRSRIVQTLKLSQPATTHSDTKPSKSRNIVAHVVSENVPRCASCRNAHYLFQCESFKALSPHQRFEVAKKQGLCINCLKGSHLAKNCSSGSCKSCAKKHHSLLHLPPMSAAVSSPSVTTSTSAPSSKPAVANPSQFSQFSHLVSPRNSSPEDHSVASPPVVSSVRSNVSRDQFLPSTSRISAGIVTDIPPPTSYQSAQAETRNCSDSTVLLSTAVIKVKDVNDNYQFARALLDSGSQPSFISESLCQRLQLKRTKVNSPVSGIGQSTVNVHYGVTLHLASRFGTFCTSLDCLVLPKLTISLPSHHIDVSRWKIPRHLPLADPQFNVSQGVDIIIGAALFFDLLEHQQIYLDTGYPSLQKTVLGYIVCGKLNPLPDAMQTQTSLICVEDRLEAQLERFWEIENFDDGKALSPTEQHCEDHFKTTTVRDSSGRYIVRFPFKEEKLPFIGESYHSAFSRFQQMERKFAADPELRRNYQQFMEEYERLGHMELNTRASCSPQYYLPHHAIQRPESSTTKIRVVFDGSCRGSTSLSLNDVLYVGPTVQPTLFSIVVNFRLPRFAVTADAEKMFRQIWIHPEDRKFQQILYRRDPSESIQTYQLRTVTYGLASSPYHATRVLNQLAVDEGNRFPLAVPVVRKGVYVDDVITGHDDLRVMSETCTQLKEMLQSAGFVLRKWASNCPEVLEDIPEELWETATELELDRSPAVKTLGLLWFPQRDVFKFKVPVLQEIDKVTKRIVVSEMSQLFDPLGLLGPVVICAKMFMQTLWAANLSWDGELSDELSTWWRNYRNNINELRALEVPRRVLWNSCSNYTLHCFCDASKKGYGCCIYIVSTDEHGHLHSELLTSKSRVAPLRGQSIPRLELCAALLGSQLVHSLKSNTDYTGPVVFWSDSTIVLHWLKSKSSSWKVFVSNRVAEIQRLTKDSPWRHVPTDSNPADRISRGLLANQIIHDKLWWHGPTFITCPAEHWPETTLWLPSEKELKEEMCPTVSLHAQVAEFAIFERFSELGKLIRTIGFCLRFHNNCKLPKHQRKVAQLSPDEINVALKTLIRLAQLQGFPNDVRSFKNGQNLVKTSKTSPLKDLNVTMDSFGLLRIDGRLRNLDAPFDTRCPILLPAKHRLSWMIIRSIHLQTLHGGPSLLLATARQRFWPLRGRDLARRVVRNCITCFRCKPSPTSQIMAPLPSVRLKPARPFAYSGMDYCGPFFVRPLSGRGSSVKMYVCLFVCMVVKAVHLEVVSDLSSIACINAVKRFVARRGRVLELYCDNATAFVGADRELRSLRQQFLQQFKDTEWGEYCAGSGITFQFIPARSPHFGGIWEAGIKSFKFHFRRIMGQSSFSVDQFVTIVTQIESVLNSRPLAPLSDSPNDLTALTPGHFLIGEPLLAIPEPDLSDMSPNRLNRLQNMKRSAQHLWRCWSRDYVSQLHQRSKWKRPAVNVQEGQLVLLKQDHFPPFQWPLGRIVATICGQDGKVRVVVVQTATGRYKRAITEIAVLPIDPEEEKDDQNSNEGSSMPATIN; the protein is encoded by the coding sequence ATGACGCCTCCAAAGAAGACGACGAAACAGACGAAACTCAAACTTTTGCATCGCCGTCGTACAAACGTTTTGGGGTCAGCAAATTTGATAAAGGCGTTCAATGACGAGTATGACCCAACGAAAGAGGGTCAGGTTAAAGTTAGAATAGAGCGCCTCGATAATTTATGGCGCGAATTTGAAGAAGTTCAAGATGAGATTGAAGTGCTAGAGGAGGCAGATGAGGAGTTTTCCGAGGAACGACAGAATTTTCAGACTCTTTACTTTGAACTGAAGGCAGCGCTGCAAGCAAAACTCCCTCAATTACCTTCAAGTTCAAACCAAGTGCGTCAAGCGACGGTACTAAATCCAATATCGTCAAACGTTCGATTGCCTGAGATCAAATTGAGGGAGTTTTCTGGCAACCTTGATGAATGGGTGTCCTTCCGTGACCTCTATGTTTCGTTAATCCATACGAACCAGCAGTTAACAGCGGTTCAAAAGCTACATTATTTACGGGCCACTCTGTCCGGTGAAGCTGCTCGAATAATCTCGTCGCTCGAGATTTCAGCCAACAATTATGCAGTTGCCTGGAATTTGTTGAAGGAGCGGTTCGAAAATCCGAGCCTGTTGATAAAACGTCACATGTCAGCCCTACTGTCTATTCCTCCTTTAAAAAAGGAATCTGCTGTAGGGTTAGCAGAGCTGGCGGACGAATTCGACCGCCATGTCCAACTGTTGGATAAACTCGAGAACGTTGAAAGCCACTGGAACTCGTTCCTCATTGAACGGTTGAGTCAATGTCTCGATGCTGTTACACTCCGTGAGTGGGAGACACGCGTGGCAACTGAGGTTGCGCCCACATATCATAGCTTACTCGAGTTTATCCACCGGAGGTCACGGATAGTACAAACTTTGAAGCTCTCCCAACCGGCAACCACCCATTCAGATACAAAACCGTCGAAGTCACGAAATATTGTCGCCCATGTAGTTTCTGAAAACGTTCCCAGGTGTGCAAGCTGCAGAAACGCACACTATTTGTTTCAATGCGAATCTTTCAAAGCCCTGTCTCCACATCAGCGCTTTGAAGTAGCGAAGAAGCAGGGTCTGTGCATAAACTGCTTAAAGGGGTCTCATCTGGCGAAAAATTGTTCCAGCGGGTCATGCAAAAGTTGCGCCAAAAAACACCACTCGTTGTTACATCTGCCTCCCATGTCGGCGGCTGTAAGCTCCCCATCTGTCACAACGTCAACATCTGCACCTTCTAGCAAACCAGCTGTAGCAAATCCGTCACAATTCAGTCAATTCTCGCATCTCGTGTCGCCGCGAAACTCCTCGCCGGAGGATCATTCGGTTGCCTCACCACCAGTCGTATCGTCGGTACGTTCGAATGTGTCACGCGATCAATTCCTCCCCTCAACGTCGCGTATCTCCGCCGGTATCGTTACAGATATTCCTCCTCCCACCTCTTACCAAAGTGCACAAGCAGAAACAAGAAACTGTAGTGATTCAACAGTACTACTTTCAACGGCAGtgattaaagtgaaggatgtgaACGATAACTACCAGTTTGCAAGGGCTTTGCTTGATAGTGGTTCTCAACCTAGTTTCATATCCGAGTCGTTATGCCAAAGGCTGCAATTGAAGAGAACGAAAGTAAATTCACCAGTGAGTGGAATCGGCCAGTCTACCGTAAACGTTCATTATGGAGTGACATTACATCTCGCTTCGCGCTTTGGAACTTTCTGCACATCCCTCGACTGCTTGGTTCTACCGAAGCTTACCATCTCTCTTCCGAGTCACCACATCGATGTTTCCCGTTGGAAGATTCCTCGTCATCTTCCCCTCGCTGATCCGCAATTCAATGTTAGCCAAGGTGTGGACATCATTATCGGTGCAGCCTTATTTTTCGATCTTCTAGAACACCAGCAGATATACCTTGACACTGGCTACCCATCGCTGCAAAAAACGGTTCTCGGGTATATCGTTTGTGGAAAATTAAATCCTCTGCCAGACGCCATGCAAACACAAACCAGCCTCATCTGTGTCGAAGATCGCCTCGAAGCCCAGCTTGAACGATTTTGGGAGATCGAAAATTTTGATGACGGCAAAGCTCTATCTCCGACTGAACAGCACTGCGAGGATCATTTCAAGACTACCACTGTACGAGACTCTTCAGGGCGATACATCGTGCGATTCCCATTCAAAGAAGAGAAGCTGCCGTTCATTGGTGAGTCGTATCATTCTGCATTTAGCAGATTCCAACAGATGGAGAGAAAATTTGCTGCAGATCCAGAGCTTCGTAGAAACTATCAgcagttcatggaggaatatgAGAGGTTGGGACACATGGAGTTGAATACGCGTGCGTCGTGTAGCCCACAGTACTACCTACCACACCATGCCATCCAACGCCCAGAGAGTTCGACAACCAAAATTCGTGTAGTATTCGACGGCTCATGTCGTGGTTCTACCTCGCTGTCGCTAAACGATGTGCTCTACGTTGGACCGACTGTTCAACCAACCTTGTTCTCAATCGTCGTTAACTTTCGGCTACCTCGGTTTGCTGTAACAGCCGATGCCGAGAAAATGTTTCGGCAAATATGGATCCACCCGGAAGATAGGAAGTTCCAGCAAATTCTATATCGGAGGGACCCGTCAGAATCAATCCAAACCTACCAACTTAGGACAGTTACATACGGCCTAGCAAGCTCGCCGTATCATGCCACACGTGTTCTTAACCAACTAGCAGTTGACGAAGGAAACCGTTTCCCTCTAGCGGTACCAGTTGTTCGTAAAGGCGTTTATGTCGACGATGTAATCACCGGTCACGATGATTTGAGAGTGATGAGCGAAACATGTACACAACTGAAAGAAATGCTACAATCTGCTGGTTTTGTGCTCCGCAAATGGGCCTCCAATTGCCCAGAGGTTCTCGAAGACATTCCAGAAGAGCTATGGGAAACAGCTACGGAACTGGAGCTCGATCGATCGCCAGCGGTAAAAACGCTGGGTTTGCTATGGTTCCCGCAGCGGGATGTGTTTAAATTTAAAGTTCCGGTGCTGCAAGAAATCGATAAGGTAACTAAACGGATAGTTGTGTCAGAAATGTCCCAGCTGTTTGATCCGTTAGGACTTCTCGGACCTGTGGTCATTTGTGCGAAAATGTTTATGCAAACTCTCTGGGCGGCTAACTTGTCGTGGGACGGAGAACTCTCGGACGAACTTTCAACCTGGTGGAGAAACTACAGGAACAATATTAATGAGCTACGTGCATTAGAAGTTCCTAGGCGAGTTCTATGGAATAGTTGCTCTAACTACACCCTACACTGCTTTTGTGATGCATCCAAGAAAGGCTACGGATGCTGCATCTATATAGTATCAACCGACGAACATGGTCATCTGCATTCTGAATTGCTCACATCAAAATCTCGGGTCGCGCCTCTTCGTGGCCAATCAATCCCCAGATTGGAACTTTGCGCAGCTTTGCTAGGGAGCCAACTGGTCCACAGTTTGAAATCTAACACTGATTATACGGGGCCGGTTgtcttttggagcgattcaactATTGTACTTCACTGGCTGAAATCTAAATCGAGTTCCTGGAAAGTGTTCGTGTCGAATAGGGTCGCTGAAATCCAGCGCTTAACGAAGGACTCACCTTGGCGCCATGTGCCAACTGACTCGAATCCCGCGGATCGAATCTCCCGAGGATTGCTGGCAAACCAGATAATACACGACAAATTGTGGTGGCATGGACCCACATTCATTACTTGCCCCGCAGAGCATTGGCCTGAAACGACACTGTGGTTGCCATCCGAAAAGGAATTGAAGGAAGAGATGTGCCCAACAGTTTCTCTGCACGCGCAGGTAGCCGAATTTGCCATTTTTGAAAGATTCTCTGAATTGGGAAAGTTAATTCGAACAATAGGATTTTGCCTTCGGTTTCACAACAATTGCAAGCTGCCTAAGCACCAACGAAAGGTCGCGCAACTATCACCAGATGAAATCAACGTCGCTCTCAAAACACTGATTCGTTTAGCTCAGCTGCAAGGCTTTCCAAACGATGTTCGCAGTTTTAAAAATGGACAAAACCTCGTCAAAACTTCCAAGACTTCACCGCTCAAGGATTTGAACGTAACCATGGATAGCTTCGGTTTGCTTAGGATCGATGGGCGCCTGAGAAACTTGGATGCACCGTTCGATACCCGCTGTCCAATCCTGCTTCCAGCTAAACATCGACTAAGCTGGATGATCATAAGGTCCATTCACCTACAGACGCTCCACGGAGGACCGTCGTTGTTACTTGCTACTGCCAGACAAAGATTTTGGCCACTCCGAGGTCGAGACTTGGCTCGCCGAGTAGTACGAAACTGCATCACCTGTTTCCGATGCAAGCCCTCACCAACAAGTCAAATTATGGCACCATTGCCATCCGTTCGATTGAAGCCTGCTCGGCCCTTTGCCTACTCAGGAATGGATTACTGTGGGCCGTTTTTTGTCCGACCTTTGAGTGGGAGAGGATCGTCGGTTAAAATGTACGTCTGTTTATTCGTATGCATGGTGGTGAAGGCCGTGCACCTCGAGGTCGTGTCGGATTTATCGTCTATCGCGTGTATCAATGCGGTCAAACGTTTTGTAGCGCGTCGTGGCCGTGTTCTCGAGCTGTACTGCGACAACGCGACCGCATTCGTCGGGGCGGACCGCGAGTTACGATCGTTACGACAGCAATTTCTGCAACAGTTTAAGGATACCGAATGGGGCGAATACTGCGCAGGGAGTGGCATCACCTTCCAGTTTATCCCTGCACGCTCTCCCCATTTTGGAGGGATTTGGGAAGCTGGAATCAAGTCTTTTAAATTCCATTTTCGCCGTATTATGGGACAAAGTTCGTTCTCGGTGGATCAGTTTGTCACTATCGTAACGCAAATAGAATCTGTGCTAAACTCCAGACCACTCGCCCCCCTTTCAGACTCTCCGAATGACTTGACTGCTCTAACTCCTGGGCATTTTTTGATAGGGGAGCCTCTGCTTGCAATCCCCGAACCGGATTTGAGTGATATGTCCCCTAATCGACTAAATCGTTTGCAGAACATGAAGCGCTCCGCCCAGCATCTCTGGCGGTGTTGGTCCCGTGACTACGTCAGCCAACTACACCAACGTAGCAAATGGAAGCGCCCTGCTGTCAACGTCCAAGAAGGCCAACTGGTGCTGCTGAAACAGGATCATTTTCCGCCTTTCCAATGGCCCCTCGGGCGTATCGTCGCAACAATTTGCGGTCAAGATGGTAAGGTTCGTGTCGTGGTGGTGCAAACCGCGACGGGTCGGTATAAACGGGCCATTACGGAGATCGCAGTTCTGCCAATCGACCCCGAAGAAGAGAAGGATGACCAGAATTCAAACGAAGGATCGTCGATGCCAGCCACAATCAATTGA